CGTTATTGGCTTAAGTATACAGGTGACCCGGCGGGGCTAAAGGTGCTGAATCTGCTTGGCTCCCACGGTATGAAGGCTATTTGCTTCGCGCTGCTGGGGGCTGAGGCTACGGTTGTAGACATTTCGGAGGAGAACCGCTTATATGCCTGTGAGGTCGCGGAGGCAGCAGGGATCAGGCTGAACTACATTTGTGCAGACGTCATGAATATTCCTGCAGAAGAGACTTTGGGAACGTTCGATGTGGTGCTGATGGAGTTTGGAGTTCTGCATTATTTTACAGATTTGAATGCTGTGTTTGCCTTGATCCGCAGACATCTGAAGGCGAGTGGACGACTCCTGCTGACCGACTTCCATCCGTTCGCCAGAGCCTGGCTGACCACCAAGACGCTTCAGCATCCTACTGGCAGTTATTTTGACGATTCGCTCAGAGCAGGTGAGGTTGCCTATGCCAAGCTGCTTCCCGAAGAGGAGCGTGCCGGGCTGCCGCAGGTGGTGACACGGAGCTGGACGCTGGGGGATATCCTGACCT
This region of Paenibacillus sp. FSL K6-1096 genomic DNA includes:
- a CDS encoding methyltransferase domain-containing protein, giving the protein MQEQMSITNKAAWESKAYQAWTQHHGTPDALAVRLKQNPTHKLRYWLKYTGDPAGLKVLNLLGSHGMKAICFALLGAEATVVDISEENRLYACEVAEAAGIRLNYICADVMNIPAEETLGTFDVVLMEFGVLHYFTDLNAVFALIRRHLKASGRLLLTDFHPFARAWLTTKTLQHPTGSYFDDSLRAGEVAYAKLLPEEERAGLPQVVTRSWTLGDILTSVASQGLSIRAFEEIPSAEDPRFPEFYTLVADAAEGLLSPLYPGTTT